From Caldisericia bacterium, a single genomic window includes:
- a CDS encoding leucyl aminopeptidase → MQYEFELGKAANTIVNELCRVKKGETVLITTDSIMDLRPPLETAKAAEAAGAKVMLAVHSTPSGYGKVVDPQIPESLKAAIPAADVWIEFNNQWLLYSTPWDIAMANNKTRYLFLGGLNSERIVRLIAKVDIDLQEKFQNKVVELTKKAHKVHITTPAGTDVTFENVPKRPITNELRADTPGPHFLLGQIGWAPKEDSINGRIVFDGSFSGGGEMDLGILKEPIELEVKKGKIIEIRGGEEAKKVKRWLESLNDPKMYYLAHVCYGFNPGAKLTGLCTEDERIWGSTEWGIGHQGPMFQGDLGPAVSHADGICLNSTVWLDDELLMEEGKIVHPELVELARAIGKL, encoded by the coding sequence TGTGCTTATCACAACCGATTCAATAATGGATTTAAGACCCCCTTTAGAAACTGCTAAAGCCGCTGAAGCCGCAGGTGCAAAAGTAATGTTGGCAGTACACTCAACCCCTAGCGGATATGGTAAAGTTGTTGATCCTCAAATTCCAGAATCTTTAAAAGCAGCAATACCAGCTGCAGATGTATGGATTGAATTTAACAACCAATGGCTTCTTTACTCAACTCCTTGGGATATTGCCATGGCGAATAACAAAACCAGATATCTATTCTTAGGAGGCCTGAATTCAGAGCGTATAGTAAGGCTAATTGCAAAAGTTGACATCGATTTGCAAGAAAAATTTCAGAACAAAGTTGTTGAGTTGACAAAGAAAGCCCATAAGGTTCATATTACAACTCCCGCCGGTACAGATGTAACATTTGAAAACGTGCCTAAGCGGCCTATTACTAATGAATTACGTGCGGACACTCCTGGTCCACATTTCTTGCTTGGCCAAATTGGTTGGGCTCCAAAGGAAGACAGCATCAACGGCAGAATTGTCTTTGATGGTTCTTTCTCCGGTGGGGGGGAAATGGATCTTGGCATCTTAAAAGAACCTATCGAACTAGAAGTTAAGAAAGGCAAGATAATTGAGATAAGAGGGGGAGAAGAAGCTAAGAAAGTAAAAAGATGGCTAGAGAGTTTAAACGACCCTAAGATGTATTACCTAGCTCACGTGTGCTATGGATTTAATCCAGGTGCAAAACTAACAGGACTTTGCACAGAAGATGAACGTATTTGGGGAAGTACAGAGTGGGGTATTGGTCATCAGGGCCCAATGTTCCAAGGTGATCTAGGCCCAGCAGTTTCCCATGCAGATGGTATCTGTTTGAACTCTACAGTATGGTTAGATGATGAATTGCTAATGGAAGAAGGCAAAATAGTTCATCCTGAATTAGTAGAGCTTGCTCGTGCTATAGGCAAATTGTGA